One part of the Parambassis ranga chromosome 8, fParRan2.1, whole genome shotgun sequence genome encodes these proteins:
- the LOC114439855 gene encoding uncharacterized protein LOC114439855, with translation MFFNNMEVIETIVIQNTEVEGKETVVSSVDTDQTKAEFIWTLQATWHLVNTRLEMDQAFDQPVCKKKKLWEMVAEKVNAKLRESEVTDVTVKAYECDLKWRNMLATYRKNAERAKRLGAISVHWEFFKAMHEVLGKSREEVEAQCRAKFSGTRVGKVITSKRFTPILPTPPPTAAPCPTKPPQDILHLYMELQERKMNMWAQQKALEERKIEAINNLAQAISSLAQKNSAQMSKDGH, from the exons ATGTTTTTTAACAACATGGAGGTTATCGAGACAATTGTGATACAAAATACTGAAGTGGAGGGGAAGGAAACAGTCGTGTCCAGTGTTGACACGGATCAAACAAAAGCAG AATTTATCTGGACGCTGCAGGCCACATGGCACCTTGTAAATACCCGGCTGGAAATGGATCAGGCTTTTGACCAGCCAGTGTgcaagaaaaagaaactttGGGAAATGGTCGCAGAGAAGGTGAATGCCAAACTGAGGGAGTCTGAGGTCACAGATGTCACCGTGAAGGCATACGAGTGTGATCTTAAGTGGAGAAACATGTTGGCCACATACAGGAAGAACGCAGAAAGAGCAAAGAGGCTGGGGGCCATCAGTGTCCATTGGGAGTTCTTCAAGGCCATGCACGAGGTCTTGGGTAAAAGCAGGGAGGAGGTTGAAGCCCAGTGTAGGGCCAAGTTTAGTGGGACAAGAGTAGGCAAGGTCATAACCAGCAAAAGGTTTACTCCTATCCTCCCTACACCTCCGCCAACAGCTGCTCCGTGCCCTACCAAGCCTCCACAGGACATCCTACATTTGTACATGGAGCTGCAGGAGAGAAAAATGAATATGTGGGCACAACAGAAAGCACTGGAAGAGAGAAAAATAGAGGCCATCAACAACCTGGCACAGGCCATCTCCAGCCTGGCACAGAAGAACAGCGCACAGATGTCAAAGGATGGACATTAG
- the LOC114439854 gene encoding uncharacterized protein LOC114439854, with protein MEVSEYVLSAGRAILDMVEREWQPLSAGELEHRLDQAVEEVLESELMAKLETQPSSTVYVQLLQNQQANADSHVSHTANTASSPQEEEATESRERPETVDDATVKHISDLLQSSKSRARMAGRARLSLSHTVLLSLTLLSERVSYRSVSRRFQLEKGNIHRIFFSFCERINTLAESYIRWPVGKDAVEALFPFSPLLGKDEEENRQDVPQVLGVLGHTRIPIRLPMGKQNVQSAMPEVKRIKKEAHPDSWLNLELVCDCKGKFIHCRISKGSDMVRGIALRNKLKQHPELMPPGSCLVAPAGYPLTAQVLTPYNVSPGPREELFNKTLEEHFQIFHQAVANLKTRFQRLRYLDIGNYERAKAVVLTACVLHNVFLDLGQVVEGEMEKEGSIPAEDKGEVDEEGVCSRDAVTDLMFKNTDS; from the exons ATGGAGGTCAGTGAGTATGTTTTATCGGCGGGCAGAGCCATTCTGGACATGGTGGAGCGGGAGTGGCAGCCGCTGTCTGCCGGTGAGCTGGAGCACCGGCTGGACCAGGCGGTGGAGGAGGTCCTGGAGTCAGAGCTTATGGCGAAACTTGAAACGCAGCCTTCTTCAACTGTTTACGTGCAGTTACTGCAAAACCAACAAGCTAATGCGGACTCCCACGTTTCACATACAGCGAACACAGCGTCCAGTCCCCAGGAGGAGGAAGCAACAGAGTCCCGGGAGAGGCCGGAGACAGTGGACGATGCAACAGTGAAG CACATCTCAGACCTGCTGCAAAGCTCCAAATCCAGGGCACGGATGGCCGGACGGGCCCGCCTGTCTCTGTCCCACAccgtcctcctctctctcaccctcctctcTGAGAGAGTCAGCTACCGCTCTGTGTCCCGCCGCTTCCAGCTGGAGAAGGGAAACATTCACAGGatcttcttttccttctgtgAGCGAATCAACACACTGGCAGAGAGTTACATCAGATGGCCAGTCG GAAAAGACGCTGTGGAGGCACTTTTCCCATTTTCCCCTCTGCTTGGAAAAGATGAGGAGGAAAATAGACAAGATGTCCCGCAGGTCCTGGGGGTACTGGGCCACACCCGGATCCCTATCCGCCTGCCAATGGGGAAACAAAATGTGCAGAGTGCAATGCCAGAAGTTAAGAGAATAAAGAAGGAGGCCCACCCTGACTCATGGCTAAATCTTGAGCTTGTATGTGACTGTAAAGGCAAGTTTATACACTGTAGAATCAGTAAAGGATCAGACATGGTCAGAGGTATCGCCCTGAGAAACAAACTCAAGCAGCATCCTGAACTGATGCCTCCTGGCTCCTGCCTAGTAGCCCCAGCTGGCTACCCACTCACTGCTCAGGTATTAACCCCGTATAATGTAAGTCCTGGGCCAAGAGAAGAGCTCTTTAATAAGACGCTGGAGGAGCATTTTCAGATCTTTCATCAGGCTGTTGCCAACTTGAAAACCAGATTTCAAAGACTCAGGTATCTTGACATTGGAAACTATGAGCGAGCCAAAGCTGTGGTGCTTACTGCCTGTGTGTTGCACAATGTGTTTTTGGATTTGGGACAAGTGGTTGAAGGAGAAATGGAGAAAGAGGGATCTATACCTGCAGAGGACAAAGGGGAGGTAGATGAGGAGGGTGTATGTAGTCGTGATGCTGTTACAGATTTGATGTTTAAAAATACTGATTCTTGA
- the elob gene encoding elongin-B, whose product MDVFLMIRRHKTTIFTDAKESTTVYELKRIVEGILKRPPEEQRLYKDDVLLNDSQTLGNCGFTNQTARPQAPATVGLAFRLSDDSFEQLRIEPFSTPPELPDVMKPQDSGSTANEQAVQ is encoded by the exons ATG GATGTGTTTCTAATGATCCGACGTCACAAGACGACCATCTTCACAGATGCCAAAGAGTCTACCACAGTCTATGAGTTAAAGCGCATTGTGGAAGGCATTTTAAAGAGGCCACCAGAAGAACAGAGGCTCTATAAG GATGATGTGCTGCTTAATGACAGTCAAACTCTTGGAAACTGTGGATTTACAAATCAAACGGCTCGACCTCAGGCTCCAGCGACAGTGGGATTAGCTTTTCGTCTGAGTG ATGATTCATTCGAACAGCTGAGGATCGAGCCCTTCTCCACTCCGCCAGAGCTCCCTGACGTCATGAAGCCACAAGATTCAGGCAGCACAGCCAACGAGCAGGCCGTACAGTGA
- the LOC114440386 gene encoding uncharacterized protein LOC114440386, producing MGRHKCAYKCENTSDPNVKFFRFPLYNHRLKKWLINMKWQDWTPTRFSVLCSNHFEEQYIDRRGKYVALKKDAVPTIFPTTDKAQRKASIKPGPKIHKASAAKTPKKDSPQSATTTPTTAAKHSTQHTEPSQAVQVKPRIRKQKKCDRWRVIVDEGLMKIDSFPNFFHGDYCVPQSIYWVPDDKFNTKDKDPENMIEVNEPWQWLGLDVRGPLPQTVNGHKYILTLTDYYSKWVEAAPMESCDPSCVATNIMDIIAHFGYPLGILSRLPQEIVHKINRELKDKLKVTSTLVIHHQHTGMADITTPQLIDRMVGDLIEQHAADWDVYLPAKVFSLCFKEHSETKERPFSLLCCNGAEPVQSPREVTHSYSKIQERRFVIR from the exons ATGGGTCGACATAAATGTGCGTACAAATGCGAAAACACAAGCGATCCTAATGTGAAGTTCTTTAG ATTTCCCCTGTACAATCACCGACTCAAAAAATGGCTCATCAACATGAAGTGGCAGGACTGGACTCCCACTCGtttctctgtgctgtgcagcAATCATTTCGAGGAACAGTATATCGACAGAAGGGGCAAATATGTGGCGCTAAAAAAAGATGCAGTCCCCACGATATTTCCCACCACAGACAAGGCACAAAGGAAG GCTTCTATCAAACCAGGACCCAAAATACACAAG GCATCTGCTGCTAAAACCCCAAAGAAGGATTCACCTCAGTCTGCAACAACCACTCCAACAACTGCAGCAaagcacagcacacagcacacagaaccCAGTCAGGCAGTACAAGTGAAACCCCG CAtcagaaaacaaaagaagtgTGACAGATGGAGGGTCATCGTTGATGAAGGCCTGATGAAGATCGACTCTTTTCCAAATTTCTTTCATGGAGATTACTGTGTGCCACAA AGTATTTATTGGGTTCCAGATGATAAGTTCAAT ACAAAGGATAAAGACCCTGAAAACATGATCGAG GTGAATGAACCTTGGCAGTGGCTGGGTCTGGATGTCAGAGGACCACTGCCTCAAACGGTGAATGGACACAAATACATTCTGACACTGACTGACTACTATTCCAAATGGGTGGAGGCTGCGCCGATGGAGTCCTGCGACCCGTCATGTGTGGCGACGAACATCATGGACATCATTGCCCACTTTGGATACCCACTTGGAATTCTCTCCAGACTGCCTCAAGAAATAGTACACAAA ATCAACCGAGAACTGAAAGATAAGCTGAAGGTTACCTCCACTCTTGTGATTCATCATCAGCACACCGGCATGGCAGATATCACCACGCCACAGCTGATTGACAG GATGGTAGGTGATCTCATAGAGCAGCATGCAGCAGACTGGGATGTCTACCTCCCCGCCAAAGTGTTTAGCCTGTGCTTCAAAGAGCATTCAGAGACCAAGGAGAGGcctttttctctgctgtgttgtAATGGTGCAGAACCGGTCCAATCCCCAAGAGAAGTGACT CATTCTTACAGCAAGATCCAGGAGAGGCGTTTTGTGATTAGATAG
- the rusf1 gene encoding RUS family member 1: MEEEAGVLLATERYGSAESWKYLAKDGVMERKRGGSEGGTRGNSVIGVFKSVFLPQGYPESVSEDYLQYQFWDTMQAFSSSLSGTLATQASLKGVGVGNQEATVAAATVTWLLRDGTGMLGRILFAWQKGSKLDSEAKKWRLFADVLNDIAMFMEILAPFFPACFTFIVCTAGVFKSIVGVAGGATRAALTVHQARRDNMADISAKDGSQETLVNLAGLLVSLILIPLVTDNPVLTLGLFFLFTVLHLFANYKAVRSVVMETFNEARLSIVLQQYLRDKRILSPPEANQREPVLLDFRKTVPIKLGVRLQDVVQSPEELNTALKETNMPYLLGIRNCCVCVCLGSEASVNHEIRAMCQAVWLSSKMSAGEQSHKQMVHESHKLMDTIFNPFLKGAEAAGWDIKRTLLDWDEWRVDWKIKSS; the protein is encoded by the exons ATGGAAGAAGAGGCAGGTGTGCTTTTGGCCACAGAGAGATATGGCAGTGCAGAATCCTGGAAGTATTTGGCAAAGGATGgagtgatggagaggaagagaggtggaAGTGAAGGTGGAACAAGAGGGAACTCTGTGATTGGAGTGTTTAAA AGTGTTTTCCTGCCTCAAGGATACCCCGAGAGCGTCAGTGAGGATTACCTGCAGTACCAGTTTTGGGATACTATGCAG gcTTTCTCCAGCTCCCTCTCAGGAACTCTCGCCACTCAGGCCTCTCTCAAAGGTGTCGGTGTTGGAAACCAAGAGGCGACTGTAGCTGCAGCCACAGTTACCTGGTTATTGAGAG ATGGAACTGGCATGTTGGGACGAATTCTGTTCGCCTGGCAAAAAGG GAGTAAGCTGGACTCTGAGGCCAAAAAATGGAG GCTTTTTGCTGATGTTCTGAATGACATCGCCATGTTCATGGAAATATTGGCTCCTTTCTTCCCTGCTTGCTTTACCTTTATCGTGTGTACTGCGGGAGTATTCAAG TCAATTGTTGGAGTCGCAGGTGGTGCAACCAGAGCTGCTCTGACTGTTCATCAGGCTCGGAGagacaacatggctgacatttctGCTAAAGATGGCAGTCAG GAGACTCTAGTGAACTTGGCTGGACTGCTGGTCAGCTTGATCCTCATCCCTCTTGTCACAGATAATCCGGT ATTGACCCTCggcctcttctttcttttcactGTCCTTCACCTCTTCGCCAACTACAAAGCTGTACGTTCAGTTGTCATGGAAACCTTCAACGAGGCACGACTCTCAATTGTGTTGCAGCAGTACCTCAGGGACAAACGAATCCTCAGTCCTCCAGAGGCCAATCAAAGAGAACCGGTTTTGTTGG ACTTCAGGAAGACTGTGCCAATTAAACTTGGAGTGAGACTACAGGATGTTGTACAGAG CCCAGAGGAGCTTAATACAGCATTAAAGGAAACCAACATGCCTTACCTGTTAGGAATCAGAAACT gctgtgtatgtgtttgtctcGGATCAGAAGCTTCAGTTAATCATGAAATCAGAGCGATGTGCCAGGCTGTGTGGCTTAGCAGCAAGATGTCCGCAGGAGAGCAAA GTCACAAGCAAATGGTGCATGAGAGTCACAAGCTAATGGATACTATTTTCAACCCATTTCTCAAAG GTGCTGAAGCTGCAGGATGGGACATAAAACGAACTCTTCTGGACTGGGATGAGTGGAGAGTCGactggaaaataaaaagcagctaA